The bacterium genome includes a region encoding these proteins:
- a CDS encoding acetyl-CoA carboxylase biotin carboxylase subunit — MTAQRTIRKVLIANRGEIAIRILRACSEMGIRSVAVFSDIDRGSMHVEFADEAYCIGEAIPARSYLNIAAILDVAKKSGADAIHPGYGFLAENAEFARAVADAGLIFIGPSPEVIDQMGEKVSARDMMKKFGVPTIPGTEESISSAEEAQSFAREFGYPVLLKAAAGGGGKGMRIVRRDEDIATAFRQATSEAQKSFGDPSVFLEKFVSPARHIEIQILGDSHGNYIHLGERECSVQRRFQKLVEETPSPFVDDALRRRMGEAAVNAARAMDYQNAGTFEFIVDPEKNFYFLEVNTRLQVEHPVTELVSGADLLKEQLRIAGGLPISQNLIDYSNNPRPHGHAIECRLTAENARADFAPSTGRITFLKVPDGPGVRVDRAVRAGSEVSVYYDSLLAKVIVWAANRENAIARMRRVLNELQVDGVDTSLEFHRWLMENEEFLGGRLSTKFVDEHYHPEDIKTNIDEELLAVAGALLFHNEKNGKNGKSTHSGPVDTKGLAWRMSGRGGVR, encoded by the coding sequence TCGCGAATCGTGGCGAGATCGCCATTCGCATCCTGCGCGCCTGCAGCGAGATGGGCATTCGCAGCGTCGCCGTGTTCTCCGACATAGATCGCGGCAGCATGCACGTCGAGTTCGCCGATGAGGCCTACTGCATCGGCGAGGCGATTCCCGCGCGCAGCTACCTGAACATCGCAGCGATTTTGGACGTGGCGAAGAAATCCGGTGCGGATGCGATCCACCCGGGCTATGGTTTCCTCGCGGAAAACGCGGAGTTTGCTCGCGCTGTCGCGGACGCCGGTTTGATCTTCATCGGGCCATCGCCCGAAGTGATCGACCAGATGGGCGAGAAGGTCTCCGCACGCGATATGATGAAGAAGTTCGGCGTGCCGACGATCCCGGGCACGGAGGAGAGCATCTCTTCGGCCGAAGAGGCGCAATCCTTCGCGCGCGAGTTCGGATATCCGGTCTTGCTGAAGGCCGCAGCCGGAGGCGGTGGCAAGGGCATGCGCATTGTTCGCCGCGACGAGGACATCGCGACGGCCTTCCGCCAGGCGACGAGCGAGGCGCAGAAGTCCTTTGGCGATCCGAGCGTCTTTCTTGAGAAGTTCGTCTCGCCCGCACGCCACATCGAGATTCAGATACTCGGCGATTCGCACGGCAATTACATCCATCTCGGCGAGCGCGAATGTTCCGTCCAGCGGCGCTTTCAGAAGCTGGTTGAGGAGACTCCGTCCCCATTTGTGGACGACGCGCTGCGGCGCCGCATGGGCGAGGCGGCCGTGAATGCGGCACGCGCGATGGACTATCAGAATGCAGGGACGTTCGAGTTTATCGTCGATCCCGAAAAAAACTTCTACTTCCTGGAAGTCAACACTCGCCTGCAGGTTGAACATCCTGTGACGGAACTGGTGTCCGGCGCCGACCTGTTGAAGGAGCAACTGCGTATCGCGGGGGGGCTGCCGATCAGTCAGAATCTGATCGACTACAGCAATAACCCGCGTCCACACGGTCATGCGATCGAATGTCGCCTGACGGCCGAGAATGCGCGCGCAGATTTTGCCCCCTCAACGGGTCGGATTACATTCCTGAAAGTCCCGGATGGCCCTGGCGTTCGCGTCGATCGCGCTGTTCGTGCCGGCAGCGAAGTCAGCGTCTACTACGATTCGCTGCTTGCAAAGGTGATCGTCTGGGCAGCGAACCGCGAGAACGCGATTGCTCGAATGCGGCGCGTGCTCAACGAGTTGCAGGTGGATGGTGTGGATACGAGCCTCGAGTTTCATCGCTGGCTGATGGAGAACGAGGAGTTCCTCGGCGGGCGCCTCAGCACAAAGTTCGTGGACGAGCACTATCACCCTGAAGACATCAAGACGAACATCGATGAGGAACTTCTGGCGGTTGCTGGTGCGCTTCTCTTTCACAACGAGAAGAACGGCAAAAACGGGAAGTCGACTCACTCGGGTCCCGTCGACACCAAGGGGTTGGCCTGGCGCATGTCCGGGCGGGGAGGCGTTCGATGA
- a CDS encoding biotin/lipoyl-binding protein, giving the protein MSDARYVVTVEGHQIPVVIRENEGRWLVECNGREYAIDMVRTSGTPLWSLLIDNVVHRAVLVRSAGEMVLELDGRNTRLDVATERDLLLRKFAPKKSALSGVAEVRSPMPGLVLEIEVAEGDRVEEGQGVVTVEAMKMENELKAPCAGTVTKVLVESGQPVKKDQPLVIIEADGEESGE; this is encoded by the coding sequence ATGAGCGACGCGCGTTATGTCGTGACGGTCGAAGGGCACCAGATCCCCGTCGTGATCCGCGAGAACGAGGGACGTTGGCTGGTTGAATGCAACGGCCGCGAATACGCGATCGATATGGTGCGCACGAGCGGGACCCCCCTGTGGTCTTTGCTGATCGACAACGTTGTGCATCGCGCCGTGCTCGTTCGCAGCGCCGGCGAAATGGTGTTGGAGCTTGACGGGCGGAACACGCGACTTGATGTGGCGACCGAGCGAGACTTGCTGTTGCGAAAGTTCGCGCCCAAGAAGTCGGCCCTTTCGGGCGTTGCCGAGGTGCGTTCGCCGATGCCTGGGCTTGTCCTCGAGATCGAAGTCGCGGAGGGGGACCGCGTCGAAGAGGGACAAGGCGTCGTCACTGTCGAGGCCATGAAGATGGAGAACGAACTCAAGGCTCCATGCGCTGGCACCGTGACGAAAGTCCTCGTTGAGTCCGGCCAGCCGGTGAAGAAGGATCAGCCACTCGTGATTATTGAAGCAGATGGAGAGGAGAGCGGGGAATGA
- a CDS encoding MBL fold metallo-hydrolase produces MKLGEFEIHVVSDGLFKLDGGSMFGVVPKIIWQKTNPSDDMNRIELGLNCLLIRTGEKNILVDTGMGDKWDDKMRSIYDFRPGDGLLGELAKLDLEPEDIDIVIQSHLHLDHAGGSTRTLEDGSCVPTFPKARYVVQKGEWDVATNPDIRSKPSYMGQDFLPLQESGQLEIIDGDTEILPGVRTIMTPGHTMFHQSIIVESGGEAAIFLADLIPTTSHVRPNYTMGFDLYPMWVIENRIKIIDQIVAGDWLCVFEHDPKTALGRLKREGKKVWAEPV; encoded by the coding sequence ATGAAACTGGGAGAATTCGAAATCCACGTCGTCTCGGACGGTTTGTTCAAGCTCGACGGGGGAAGCATGTTCGGCGTTGTGCCGAAGATCATCTGGCAGAAGACAAACCCGTCGGACGACATGAACCGCATCGAACTCGGGCTCAATTGTCTGCTCATTCGAACCGGCGAGAAGAACATCCTCGTCGACACTGGAATGGGTGACAAGTGGGACGACAAGATGCGCAGCATCTATGATTTCCGTCCGGGTGACGGACTGCTAGGCGAACTCGCCAAGCTCGATTTAGAGCCCGAAGACATCGACATCGTTATCCAGTCCCATTTGCACCTCGACCATGCAGGAGGCAGCACGCGGACACTCGAAGATGGCTCCTGCGTCCCGACTTTTCCGAAGGCGCGCTACGTTGTGCAGAAGGGCGAATGGGATGTTGCTACAAATCCCGACATCCGTAGCAAACCCAGCTACATGGGGCAGGACTTCCTTCCGCTGCAGGAAAGTGGGCAGTTGGAGATCATCGACGGCGACACGGAGATCCTTCCGGGAGTTCGGACAATCATGACTCCTGGTCACACCATGTTCCACCAGAGTATCATCGTCGAATCCGGCGGCGAGGCTGCAATCTTCCTTGCCGACCTGATCCCAACGACCAGCCATGTGCGGCCGAACTACACGATGGGCTTCGATCTGTACCCCATGTGGGTGATCGAAAATCGCATCAAGATCATCGACCAGATTGTTGCGGGCGATTGGCTGTGCGTGTTCGAGCACGATCCGAAGACCGCGCTCGGGCGGTTGAAGCGCGAGGGCAAGAAAGTCTGGGCCGAGCCTGTTTGA
- a CDS encoding phosphoribosylanthranilate isomerase: protein MLPTSFPPLLKGSAHVKVCGLTRAEDAQLALDLGASFIGLIFAAESPRRVTREQAKAVLDGLRTSEENPVLPIGVFVHEPIEEIVDLVETLGLAGVQMHSERLPEEIGVVPVPVIQAVRVGGTENEEEIETALKIGPVLLDTFVKGKMGGTGKTFDHAIAQPFLGQGAVFIAGGLNPENIGSIVSEFRTRGALPYAFDVSSGLEESPGVKSPEKMRKFFAEVERALQ, encoded by the coding sequence ATGCTCCCAACCAGTTTCCCACCCCTCCTGAAAGGTTCTGCTCATGTCAAAGTATGTGGTCTGACGCGAGCGGAGGATGCGCAACTGGCCTTGGATCTGGGTGCGTCATTTATTGGTTTGATCTTCGCCGCCGAAAGCCCTCGTCGCGTCACACGAGAGCAAGCCAAGGCGGTTCTCGATGGCCTTCGCACGTCCGAAGAGAACCCTGTTCTTCCCATCGGTGTGTTTGTTCATGAACCGATCGAAGAGATCGTCGACCTCGTTGAAACGTTGGGTCTGGCCGGCGTGCAGATGCACTCCGAGCGCTTGCCGGAAGAGATCGGTGTGGTTCCCGTGCCGGTCATTCAAGCCGTACGAGTTGGCGGGACAGAGAACGAAGAGGAGATTGAGACGGCGTTGAAGATCGGACCTGTGCTGCTGGATACGTTTGTGAAGGGCAAGATGGGCGGAACCGGCAAGACGTTCGATCATGCGATCGCGCAGCCATTCCTTGGCCAGGGTGCAGTGTTCATTGCCGGCGGATTGAATCCGGAGAATATCGGCTCGATCGTTTCGGAGTTCCGAACCCGTGGCGCGTTGCCCTACGCATTCGATGTTTCGAGCGGCCTGGAAGAAAGCCCAGGCGTGAAGTCGCCGGAGAAGATGCGGAAGTTCTTTGCGGAAGTGGAGCGTGCTCTGCAGTAG
- a CDS encoding YidE/YbjL duplication, translating to MNVIEFLQGNTTLSLFLIILLGTLIGNLSIRGVSLGASGVLFVALVFGHFGIAIPGAITTLGVALFVYAVGLQAGPRFFKAFRSRGIAFAMLAIVTLAAGFAATVAMEMIFHFGAALSTGLYTGSLTTTPGLAAALEALKDPNVSVGYGVAYPFGVVGVVLFVQLMPRFLRIDLKKEAKEVERKMKGPGVKVVWLEMKNPQLHGKTVDELSSAHLTTTAISRITKLGHTIPARNEAELQLGDRVRAIGTDDNLHKLEMLIGPQIENVEEPPSNIVSHTLIVSEDAVAGKRLDELHIRERYGIVVTRLWRDEIEMVPTGSSTLEFGDTIRIVGDSADCQRFMPLVGHQERRLQETRFLPLSLGLAVGVAIGLIPLPFPGELRVALGMAGGPLFAALIVGHFGRIGPLSFRMPLAAKIFIREMGLIFFLAGAGTKAGANFVEVLKAQGVQLFIAGVVIAAVPLAASYIFARWVLKLDILSTLGAICGGMTSTPGLGVASNAADSDVPAVAYATVYPVALILVTILSQILGLALKALGGT from the coding sequence TTGAACGTCATCGAGTTTTTGCAGGGCAACACCACCCTTTCTCTGTTTCTCATCATCCTTCTGGGCACCTTGATCGGCAACCTCAGCATCCGAGGTGTGTCTCTCGGCGCGTCGGGCGTTCTGTTTGTGGCGCTGGTGTTTGGGCACTTCGGGATCGCAATCCCGGGAGCGATTACGACGCTTGGCGTGGCGCTATTCGTCTACGCCGTCGGCCTGCAAGCAGGGCCGCGCTTCTTCAAGGCCTTCCGAAGCCGGGGAATCGCGTTTGCCATGCTGGCTATTGTGACGCTGGCTGCGGGCTTCGCTGCGACGGTTGCAATGGAAATGATTTTCCACTTCGGCGCCGCGCTCTCTACGGGTCTGTACACCGGATCGTTGACGACGACGCCGGGCCTGGCCGCCGCGCTTGAAGCCCTGAAGGATCCGAACGTCTCCGTCGGTTATGGTGTCGCCTATCCATTCGGCGTCGTGGGTGTCGTGCTGTTCGTTCAGTTGATGCCGCGTTTCCTGCGAATCGATCTGAAAAAGGAAGCGAAAGAGGTCGAACGCAAGATGAAGGGACCGGGCGTCAAGGTCGTGTGGCTCGAAATGAAGAACCCACAGTTGCACGGCAAAACGGTCGACGAACTGTCCTCCGCCCACCTGACGACAACGGCCATTTCACGCATCACGAAGCTCGGACACACAATCCCCGCTCGCAACGAAGCGGAACTGCAGTTGGGCGATCGCGTGCGCGCAATCGGCACCGACGACAATCTGCACAAGCTTGAGATGCTGATAGGCCCACAGATTGAGAATGTTGAAGAGCCGCCGTCGAACATCGTGTCGCACACGCTGATTGTGAGCGAAGACGCCGTGGCCGGCAAGCGCCTGGATGAACTGCACATTCGCGAGCGCTACGGCATCGTCGTCACGCGGTTGTGGCGCGACGAGATCGAGATGGTACCGACCGGTTCGTCGACCCTGGAATTCGGCGATACGATTCGCATCGTGGGCGATAGCGCTGATTGCCAGCGCTTCATGCCGCTGGTCGGTCACCAGGAGCGCCGCCTGCAGGAAACACGTTTCCTGCCGTTGTCGCTGGGACTGGCGGTCGGTGTGGCGATCGGCCTCATTCCATTGCCGTTCCCCGGCGAGTTGCGCGTTGCGCTCGGCATGGCCGGCGGCCCCCTGTTTGCAGCACTGATCGTCGGTCACTTCGGGCGCATCGGTCCGCTGTCCTTCCGCATGCCGCTGGCAGCCAAAATCTTCATCCGCGAAATGGGCCTGATCTTCTTCCTTGCGGGGGCTGGGACGAAGGCAGGGGCGAACTTCGTCGAGGTGTTGAAGGCACAAGGGGTCCAGCTCTTCATCGCAGGCGTTGTGATCGCCGCGGTTCCGCTGGCCGCTTCCTACATCTTCGCGCGCTGGGTCCTGAAACTCGACATCTTGAGCACGCTGGGCGCGATTTGCGGCGGCATGACCAGCACGCCGGGCCTCGGCGTCGCGAGCAACGCCGCCGACTCAGACGTGCCCGCGGTCGCCTACGCTACGGTGTATCCGGTGGCGTTGATCCTCGTCACGATTCTGTCACAAATTCTGGGACTCGCGTTGAAGGCCTTGGGTGGAACGTAA
- a CDS encoding DEAD/DEAH box helicase → MTFTEMHLDPRCLRILEKQGITTPTPIQEQAIPVALSGRDLIAIAQTGTGKTLAFGLPALARLENTPRGHTGMLVLAPTRELAQQVHDVLAPLARAMKLTSACIYGGVGMAPQEQALRRGVSIVVATPGRLLDHIQRRNTRFSKISELVLDEADRMLDMGFLPDIRRIMAELPAQRQTMMFSATFPDEIANLTKSMQNNPHRIEIGAVAQPVDAVHQTMYAVARDQKSELLADILREKDVTSTVVFVRTKRSTDRVAKTLERQGYRAAAIHGGYTQNRRQRAIDGFRKGRHKILVATDVAARGLDVKGISHVINYDLPATSDDYVHRIGRTARASATGNAITFVCPDEGRDLALLERAIGRQIERISWDGEAMLDYQASSVRRRRPAPAPARKSFKPKGQRRSDNRPRRY, encoded by the coding sequence ATGACGTTTACTGAAATGCACCTCGACCCCCGCTGTCTCCGAATTCTTGAGAAGCAGGGGATCACCACACCTACGCCCATCCAGGAACAGGCAATTCCCGTCGCTTTGAGTGGTCGGGACTTGATCGCCATCGCGCAAACTGGAACGGGCAAGACGCTCGCCTTTGGATTGCCCGCGCTTGCTCGGCTTGAAAACACCCCCCGCGGCCACACGGGCATGCTCGTGCTGGCCCCCACACGCGAACTTGCGCAGCAAGTCCACGACGTACTCGCGCCTCTTGCGCGTGCCATGAAGCTGACCAGCGCCTGTATCTACGGCGGTGTCGGCATGGCTCCCCAGGAGCAGGCCCTGCGCCGCGGCGTCAGCATTGTCGTCGCCACGCCCGGACGGCTGCTCGATCACATCCAGCGCCGCAACACGCGCTTCAGCAAGATCTCGGAGCTCGTCCTGGACGAGGCTGATCGCATGCTCGACATGGGCTTCCTGCCGGACATTCGCCGGATCATGGCGGAACTGCCTGCGCAGCGCCAGACGATGATGTTCTCCGCCACGTTCCCTGACGAAATCGCCAATCTGACCAAGTCGATGCAGAACAACCCCCACCGGATTGAAATCGGCGCTGTTGCTCAGCCCGTGGATGCGGTGCACCAGACGATGTACGCCGTCGCCCGGGACCAGAAGTCCGAACTGCTGGCCGATATTCTTCGAGAGAAGGATGTCACCTCGACGGTCGTGTTCGTTCGCACCAAGCGCTCGACCGATCGCGTTGCCAAGACGCTGGAGCGCCAGGGCTACCGCGCGGCCGCGATTCACGGCGGCTACACGCAGAACCGCCGCCAGCGCGCAATCGATGGCTTCCGCAAGGGGCGCCACAAGATCCTGGTCGCCACCGACGTCGCCGCACGTGGCCTGGACGTGAAGGGCATCTCTCACGTGATCAACTACGACCTTCCGGCAACCTCGGACGACTACGTCCATCGGATCGGCCGCACCGCCCGCGCAAGCGCTACAGGTAATGCCATTACGTTCGTCTGTCCCGACGAAGGCCGCGATTTGGCGCTGCTCGAGCGGGCTATCGGTCGCCAGATCGAACGGATTTCGTGGGATGGCGAGGCCATGCTCGATTACCAGGCATCCTCGGTTCGCAGGCGCCGGCCGGCACCTGCGCCCGCCAGGAAGAGCTTCAAGCCCAAGGGCCAACGCCGCTCGGACAATCGCCCTCGTCGCTACTAA
- a CDS encoding peptide ABC transporter substrate-binding protein codes for MKLTRLFGLLMIGMLVACSPQEAGDNGGGSSESANAGQQNERTFPPAPKGTIRINLGAEPFSLDPNTANDIPSSKVIRHLQEGLIRLDGDAQPKPAVAESWEHDDAYKVWTFHLRDGMTWTNGDPVVAGDFVFALRRILTPATQAQYAQMVFGFLEGGREFYSSNGEDDENFGARAIDDHTLEIRLTAPTPFFPTVVNHPSWYALNRRAVEANGDRWALSADTYVGNGPYILEDWAPKDRIIVTKNPNYYGADEVNFDKIVFRMIESESTALAAFEAGDLDIIDRIPLPEVKRLRETPEWAAPPYLGCYYVCYNVTEPPFDDLALRKAFSLTINRDMIVNKLTRRGETPATGYVPEGIPLPNGKDYREVAPKFIPTGDFAKNLAEAKRILAEAGYGNGKSIPRVSYLYNTADEHKIIAEAMQAVWQVSLGANVDLVNVEWKVKIDRGNTQDYEFMRSGWIGDYLDPMTFLDIFETGGGNNDAGYSNPRYDELLEKARQETNPDKRLEYMIELERILVEEDCVVAPIYFYREPFLIRTDVKDWVRNALGDLDVSRAYRVGET; via the coding sequence ATGAAACTCACGCGCCTTTTCGGGCTACTTATGATCGGAATGCTGGTGGCCTGCTCGCCCCAGGAAGCCGGTGATAATGGCGGTGGCTCCTCGGAATCCGCTAACGCCGGACAGCAAAATGAGCGCACGTTCCCGCCTGCGCCAAAGGGCACCATCCGCATCAATCTTGGCGCCGAGCCTTTCAGCCTCGATCCCAACACCGCCAACGACATCCCGTCCTCAAAGGTCATTCGTCACCTGCAGGAGGGGCTGATTCGATTGGACGGCGACGCGCAGCCGAAACCTGCCGTCGCGGAGAGTTGGGAGCACGACGATGCCTACAAGGTCTGGACGTTCCATTTGCGTGACGGGATGACCTGGACGAATGGCGATCCAGTCGTGGCCGGTGATTTCGTGTTTGCCCTGCGGCGAATTCTGACGCCCGCGACCCAGGCGCAGTATGCGCAGATGGTCTTCGGTTTCCTCGAAGGTGGCCGCGAGTTCTATTCATCCAACGGTGAAGATGACGAGAACTTCGGTGCTCGGGCGATCGACGATCACACGCTGGAGATTCGTCTGACGGCGCCGACGCCGTTCTTCCCGACTGTTGTGAACCACCCGAGCTGGTACGCGCTGAATCGTCGCGCCGTGGAAGCGAACGGCGATCGCTGGGCATTGAGCGCAGACACTTATGTTGGAAACGGTCCGTACATTCTGGAAGACTGGGCGCCGAAGGATCGCATCATCGTCACGAAGAATCCGAACTACTACGGGGCGGACGAAGTGAATTTTGATAAGATCGTGTTCCGCATGATCGAGAGCGAATCCACCGCGCTCGCTGCCTTCGAAGCCGGCGATCTCGATATCATCGATCGCATCCCTCTGCCGGAAGTGAAGCGCCTGCGCGAGACGCCCGAGTGGGCCGCTCCGCCGTACCTGGGCTGCTACTACGTCTGCTACAACGTGACCGAGCCACCGTTCGACGATCTGGCGCTGCGCAAGGCGTTCTCGCTGACAATCAATCGCGATATGATCGTGAACAAGCTGACGCGGCGCGGCGAAACACCCGCCACCGGTTACGTACCGGAGGGCATTCCTCTTCCGAACGGGAAGGACTATCGCGAGGTTGCTCCGAAGTTCATTCCGACGGGCGATTTTGCGAAGAATCTCGCCGAGGCCAAGCGCATACTGGCCGAGGCTGGATACGGAAATGGCAAATCGATTCCGCGCGTGTCCTACCTGTATAATACAGCGGACGAGCACAAAATCATTGCCGAAGCGATGCAGGCGGTGTGGCAGGTATCGCTTGGCGCGAACGTCGATCTGGTGAATGTTGAATGGAAGGTCAAAATCGATCGCGGCAATACTCAGGATTACGAGTTCATGCGCTCCGGTTGGATCGGTGACTATCTGGATCCGATGACATTCCTGGATATTTTCGAAACCGGCGGCGGCAACAACGATGCGGGTTATTCAAATCCGCGTTACGACGAATTGCTCGAGAAGGCGCGCCAGGAGACGAATCCAGACAAGCGCCTCGAGTACATGATCGAGTTGGAACGAATTCTGGTCGAAGAGGATTGTGTCGTCGCGCCGATCTATTTCTATCGCGAACCCTTCCTGATTCGCACAGACGTCAAGGACTGGGTGCGCAACGCGCTTGGCGACCTGGACGTTTCGCGCGCCTATCGAGTGGGGGAGACGTAA
- a CDS encoding TlpA family protein disulfide reductase: protein MLRPLAILALATILFLPGLAQADDSPTSPTVTLPAAGESALIHMDEIEALLAGHDHDLLVVNFWATWCAPCVAELPGFVAVSNEYKDEGVLFVGLSADFPNEWQETVPPFLKKKGIPYPNFVVSADPDKLIYAFSKEWSGALPATFIYDREGNQLEARLEPLHEEELEALVEKHLPKNK, encoded by the coding sequence ATGCTGCGCCCGCTCGCGATTCTTGCACTGGCTACGATCTTGTTCCTGCCCGGTTTGGCGCAGGCGGATGATTCGCCGACGTCGCCGACGGTGACGCTGCCCGCGGCGGGCGAATCGGCATTGATCCATATGGACGAAATCGAGGCGCTGCTGGCTGGTCACGATCACGACCTGCTGGTCGTGAACTTCTGGGCAACGTGGTGTGCACCGTGCGTCGCGGAACTGCCTGGCTTCGTGGCGGTATCGAACGAGTACAAAGACGAAGGCGTGCTATTCGTCGGCCTTTCTGCGGACTTTCCCAATGAATGGCAAGAAACAGTCCCCCCGTTCCTGAAGAAGAAGGGGATTCCCTATCCCAACTTCGTCGTCAGCGCAGATCCCGACAAGCTGATCTATGCGTTCTCGAAAGAATGGTCCGGCGCGTTGCCCGCGACGTTCATTTACGACCGCGAAGGGAACCAACTCGAAGCACGGCTCGAGCCCCTGCACGAAGAGGAACTCGAGGCGCTTGTTGAGAAGCATCTTCCCAAAAACAAATAG
- a CDS encoding redoxin domain-containing protein — protein MVRKLSVLLMAALMTMGSVALADGHGDGEGAACKEKAAQCAEGMSKSACSAACKEKAAECAEGKMKGDCSAECKEKAGECPEGKEKGACCAEGMKAGECAEGKAKADCCSADMKAGMKSLEGKGEMMREHAHQMVKNTAASPYRLGSQVEDFSLTNAATGESVDFKSVAGEKATVVIFWNQECPYVKEAQDRIAQFQKDYAAKGVNVVAIDSGINNASADLAEHAKSKPFPVLENKDSQIAAKFGASRTPEVFVLDGNMNVQYHGAFDSGKFNEDGELKSYVENAVNDLLAGNAPSVKETRAFGCGLKYARGVRPTKS, from the coding sequence ATGGTTCGGAAACTAAGCGTACTGTTGATGGCAGCCCTGATGACGATGGGCAGCGTTGCCCTGGCCGACGGCCACGGCGATGGAGAAGGGGCCGCATGCAAAGAGAAGGCAGCCCAATGTGCTGAGGGCATGAGCAAGTCGGCCTGCAGCGCGGCGTGCAAAGAAAAAGCCGCCGAGTGTGCCGAAGGCAAGATGAAGGGCGACTGCAGCGCCGAGTGCAAAGAGAAGGCGGGCGAATGTCCCGAAGGTAAGGAAAAAGGCGCTTGTTGTGCCGAGGGAATGAAGGCTGGCGAGTGTGCTGAAGGCAAGGCGAAGGCCGATTGCTGCAGCGCGGACATGAAGGCCGGAATGAAGAGCCTCGAAGGCAAGGGCGAGATGATGCGCGAGCACGCCCATCAGATGGTCAAGAACACAGCCGCCAGCCCGTACCGCCTCGGTTCGCAGGTCGAAGATTTCTCGCTGACGAACGCCGCCACCGGCGAGTCGGTTGACTTCAAGTCCGTCGCCGGCGAGAAGGCCACCGTCGTGATCTTCTGGAACCAGGAATGCCCGTACGTGAAGGAAGCCCAGGATCGCATCGCGCAGTTCCAGAAGGACTATGCAGCGAAGGGCGTGAACGTGGTCGCCATCGACTCCGGCATTAACAACGCCTCGGCTGACCTGGCTGAGCACGCCAAGTCGAAGCCGTTCCCCGTTCTGGAGAACAAGGACAGCCAGATCGCCGCGAAGTTCGGCGCTTCCCGCACACCGGAAGTCTTCGTGCTGGATGGCAACATGAATGTTCAGTACCATGGCGCGTTCGACAGCGGAAAGTTCAACGAGGACGGCGAGTTGAAGTCCTACGTCGAGAACGCTGTGAACGATCTGCTGGCCGGCAATGCACCGAGCGTGAAGGAAACCCGCGCGTTCGGCTGCGGCCTGAAGTACGCCCGCGGCGTCCGCCCCACCAAGAGCTGA
- a CDS encoding DinB family protein: MALEITGEMFRPVAERMMEAIELIPEEQRDFKIWEGTFKDAEGNDAPMAAMTPAELAADVVNAMTFFCAIANGEMELTPDSFANVRTSRDELASKPLEEIAAIGREKADWAVRQIDALTREQLSETVNGPRGPMPARTMAMLEFLHLIHHRAQLYTVLRALGVTPPGLL, from the coding sequence ATGGCTCTGGAAATCACCGGCGAGATGTTCCGCCCCGTGGCCGAACGCATGATGGAAGCAATCGAGCTGATCCCCGAGGAGCAGCGCGACTTCAAGATCTGGGAGGGCACCTTCAAGGACGCAGAGGGCAACGATGCGCCGATGGCCGCCATGACCCCCGCCGAACTGGCCGCCGACGTGGTCAACGCCATGACGTTCTTCTGTGCCATCGCTAATGGCGAGATGGAGCTCACCCCGGATAGCTTCGCCAACGTCCGGACAAGCCGCGATGAGCTGGCATCCAAGCCCCTCGAGGAGATCGCCGCCATCGGGCGCGAGAAGGCCGATTGGGCTGTCCGTCAGATCGATGCGTTGACCCGCGAGCAACTGAGCGAGACGGTCAACGGTCCGCGCGGACCCATGCCCGCCCGCACGATGGCGATGCTGGAATTTCTGCACCTGATCCACCATCGCGCCCAACTCTACACGGTGCTGCGCGCGCTGGGCGTGACCCCTCCCGGCCTCCTGTAA